A window of the Motilibacter aurantiacus genome harbors these coding sequences:
- a CDS encoding ParA family protein, whose translation MARQPRHEQPSLLPGGDDALIDLRSVDGGRGATSRRPAQEFPDPQPLLEHGDGRVLAMCNQKGGVGKTTSTINLGAALTEFGRKVLLVDFDPQGALSVGLGVNALDLDATVYNLLMDRRCTVDDVLLKTDVPGLDLLPANIDLSAAEVALVTEVGREQALARQIDEVVDDYDVVLIDCQPSLGLLTINALTAADSVIIPLECEYFALRGVAMLVDTITKVRDRLNPDLAIEGILATMYDARTTHSREVLARLVEAFGDKVFHTVINRTVRFPETSVAGQPITTYAPSSVGAEAYRQLAREVLHRWPGAAGDPAAAAGPGR comes from the coding sequence ATGGCACGTCAACCGCGGCACGAGCAGCCCTCGCTCCTTCCCGGTGGTGACGACGCGCTCATCGACCTGCGGTCCGTCGACGGCGGCCGGGGAGCGACGAGCCGTCGGCCGGCACAGGAGTTCCCCGACCCGCAGCCGCTGCTCGAGCACGGCGACGGGCGGGTGCTCGCGATGTGCAACCAGAAGGGCGGGGTCGGCAAGACCACGTCGACGATCAACCTGGGCGCGGCACTGACCGAGTTCGGGCGCAAGGTGCTGCTGGTCGACTTCGACCCGCAGGGCGCGCTCTCGGTCGGGCTCGGCGTCAACGCCCTCGACCTCGACGCCACCGTCTACAACCTGCTCATGGACCGCCGGTGCACGGTCGACGACGTCCTGCTCAAGACCGACGTGCCCGGTCTGGACCTGCTGCCGGCCAACATCGACCTGTCCGCGGCCGAGGTCGCGCTCGTGACCGAGGTCGGCCGCGAGCAGGCGCTCGCCCGGCAGATCGACGAGGTCGTCGACGACTACGACGTCGTCCTCATCGACTGCCAGCCCTCGCTCGGGCTGCTCACGATCAACGCGCTGACCGCCGCGGACAGCGTGATCATCCCGCTCGAGTGCGAGTACTTCGCGCTGCGCGGCGTCGCGATGCTCGTCGACACCATCACCAAGGTCAGGGACCGGCTCAACCCTGACCTCGCGATCGAGGGCATCCTCGCCACGATGTACGACGCCCGCACCACCCACAGCCGGGAGGTGCTGGCCCGGCTCGTCGAGGCCTTCGGCGACAAGGTCTTCCACACCGTCATCAACCGCACGGTGCGCTTCCCGGAGACGAGCGTCGCCGGCCAGCCGATCACGACGTACGCCCCGAGCTCGGTCGGCGCGGAGGCGTACCGCCAGCTCGCCCGTGAGGTCCTGCACCGCTGGCCAGGGGCGGCGGGCGACCCGGCGGCGGCCGCCGGCCCGGGCCGGTGA
- the aroH gene encoding chorismate mutase — MPVRAVRGAVQLDRDEAEHMLTSVEELLSEILTQNSLGLDDLISVILTATPDLVSEFPAVAARRLGMGDVPLLCASEIAVQGALPRVVRVMAHVETDKARQEIRHVYLRGAQALRRDLAQ; from the coding sequence GTGCCCGTGCGCGCAGTTCGCGGAGCCGTCCAGCTCGACCGCGACGAGGCCGAGCACATGCTCACCTCCGTCGAGGAGCTGCTCAGCGAGATCCTGACGCAGAACTCGCTCGGCCTCGATGACCTCATCAGCGTGATCCTGACGGCGACGCCCGACCTGGTCAGCGAGTTCCCCGCCGTCGCCGCGCGCCGGCTCGGCATGGGCGACGTCCCGCTGCTGTGCGCGTCGGAGATCGCCGTGCAGGGCGCGCTGCCGCGGGTCGTCCGGGTCATGGCCCACGTGGAGACCGACAAGGCCCGGCAGGAGATCCGGCACGTCTACCTGCGCGGAGCGCAGGCGCTGCGCCGCGACCTTGCCCAGTGA
- the scpB gene encoding SMC-Scp complex subunit ScpB encodes MSEDTRAPVPNPQPEIDPRPALDGETEVPLRAALEAVLLVADEPVSETLLAQLVEEPPGAVAAAVRELAAEYAAQGRGFELRQAAGGWRFYTAPRCAAVVERYVRDGQQARLTQAALETLAVVAYRQPVSRGRVSAVRGVNCDGVMRTLVARGLVEEAGADPAGGATLYRTTSYFLERLGLQSLEELPPLAPYLPDVESIAVEGSGTS; translated from the coding sequence ATGAGCGAGGACACGCGTGCCCCGGTCCCTAACCCTCAACCTGAGATCGACCCTCGACCCGCGCTCGACGGTGAGACCGAGGTGCCGTTGCGGGCGGCGCTCGAGGCCGTGCTGCTCGTCGCCGACGAGCCGGTCTCGGAGACCCTGCTGGCCCAGCTGGTGGAGGAGCCGCCGGGGGCCGTGGCCGCCGCCGTCCGCGAGCTGGCGGCCGAGTACGCGGCACAGGGGCGCGGCTTCGAGCTGCGTCAGGCGGCGGGGGGCTGGCGCTTCTACACGGCCCCCCGGTGCGCCGCCGTGGTCGAGCGCTACGTGCGCGACGGCCAGCAGGCCCGGCTGACCCAGGCGGCGTTGGAGACGCTGGCCGTCGTGGCGTACCGGCAGCCGGTGTCGCGCGGGCGGGTGTCGGCGGTGCGCGGGGTCAACTGCGACGGGGTGATGCGCACCCTGGTCGCGCGCGGGCTCGTCGAGGAGGCCGGGGCCGACCCGGCGGGTGGGGCCACGCTCTACCGGACCACGTCCTACTTCCTGGAGCGGCTCGGCCTGCAGTCGCTGGAGGAGCTTCCGCCGCTGGCTCCGTACCTGCCGGACGTAGAGTCGATAGCTGTTGAAGGTTCGGGCACCAGTTGA
- the wrbA gene encoding NAD(P)H:quinone oxidoreductase produces MAERVAAAGEKAGAEVRLRQVPELAPQEAIASNAAWSQHFDQTKDEPKATVDDLVWADAVLFGTPTRYGNIASQLKQYLDTTGGAWAQGKLAGKVYAGFTATQTAHGGQESTLLALYNTVYHFGGILVPPGYTDPLKFADGNPYGVSHVTGANNDAPLGDVQLAALDHLTERVLTYAAKLAA; encoded by the coding sequence ATGGCGGAGCGCGTCGCCGCCGCCGGTGAGAAGGCCGGCGCCGAGGTGCGCCTGCGTCAGGTCCCCGAGCTGGCGCCACAGGAGGCCATCGCCAGCAACGCCGCCTGGAGCCAGCACTTCGACCAGACGAAGGACGAGCCGAAGGCGACCGTCGACGACCTCGTGTGGGCCGACGCGGTGCTGTTCGGCACCCCGACCCGCTACGGCAACATCGCCAGCCAGCTCAAGCAGTACCTCGACACCACCGGTGGCGCCTGGGCGCAGGGCAAGCTGGCCGGCAAGGTCTACGCCGGGTTCACCGCGACCCAGACGGCCCACGGCGGCCAGGAGTCGACGCTGCTGGCGCTCTACAACACCGTGTACCACTTCGGCGGCATCCTCGTCCCCCCGGGCTACACGGACCCGCTGAAGTTCGCCGACGGCAACCCCTACGGCGTCTCGCACGTCACCGGCGCGAACAACGACGCCCCCCTCGGCGACGTGCAGCTCGCCGCGCTCGACCACCTGACCGAGCGGGTGCTCACGTACGCCGCGAAGCTCGCCGCCTGA
- a CDS encoding DUF4406 domain-containing protein gives MNPQPLLILVAGPYRSGTGDDPAKLDANVRAMTDVALGLFRAGHLPVTGEALALPMVEAAGSRHVGDAAFEEIFHPIAERLLSRCDAVLRIGGPSAGADAMVAQARAEGKAVYFSADAVPAAR, from the coding sequence ATGAACCCGCAGCCGCTGCTCATCCTGGTCGCCGGCCCCTACCGCTCGGGCACCGGCGACGACCCCGCCAAGCTCGACGCGAACGTGCGGGCGATGACCGACGTCGCGCTGGGCCTCTTCCGGGCCGGGCACCTCCCGGTCACCGGCGAAGCGCTCGCCCTGCCCATGGTCGAGGCAGCCGGCTCGAGACACGTCGGGGACGCCGCGTTCGAGGAGATCTTCCACCCGATCGCCGAGCGGCTGCTCAGCCGGTGCGACGCCGTCCTGCGCATCGGCGGCCCCTCGGCCGGCGCCGACGCGATGGTCGCCCAGGCCCGAGCCGAGGGGAAGGCCGTCTACTTCTCCGCCGACGCGGTCCCGGCCGCCCGATGA
- a CDS encoding segregation and condensation protein A yields the protein MTTQAAQEETAAPAAAQQAHSGFAVHLDVFEGPFDLLLSLIAKHQLDVTEIALSKVTDDFIAHIRALGPEWDLGQTSEFLLVAATLLDLKAARLLPAAEVEDEEDLALLEARDLLFARLLQYRAYKQASAALAGMLGEMALRHPRSVGLEPRFAGLLPEVLLGLGPHELAALAARAMAPKPVPTVATEHVHAPRVSVREQAALLVARLRGDGALTFRQLAADAGDTLVVVARFLALLELFRDGSVAFEQAAALGELHVRWTGGTADAPVVPASSDFDEGEEAR from the coding sequence GTGACGACGCAGGCCGCCCAGGAGGAGACGGCGGCACCGGCCGCCGCGCAGCAGGCGCACAGCGGCTTCGCCGTCCACCTCGACGTGTTCGAGGGCCCGTTCGACCTGCTGCTCTCGTTGATCGCCAAGCACCAGTTGGACGTCACCGAGATCGCGCTGTCGAAGGTGACCGACGACTTCATCGCCCATATCCGGGCGCTGGGGCCCGAATGGGACCTCGGCCAGACCTCGGAGTTCCTGCTCGTCGCGGCGACGCTGCTCGACCTCAAGGCCGCCCGGCTGCTGCCCGCCGCCGAGGTGGAGGACGAGGAGGACCTCGCGCTGCTCGAGGCCCGCGACCTGCTGTTCGCACGGCTGCTGCAGTACCGGGCGTACAAGCAGGCCTCGGCCGCGCTCGCGGGGATGCTCGGCGAGATGGCGCTGCGCCATCCGCGCAGCGTCGGCCTCGAGCCGCGCTTCGCCGGGCTGCTGCCCGAGGTGCTGCTCGGCCTCGGCCCGCACGAGCTCGCCGCGCTGGCCGCCCGGGCGATGGCGCCTAAGCCGGTGCCGACCGTGGCGACCGAGCACGTGCACGCGCCGCGGGTCAGCGTCCGCGAGCAGGCTGCCCTGCTGGTGGCCCGGCTGCGCGGCGACGGGGCCTTGACCTTCCGCCAGCTGGCCGCCGATGCCGGGGACACCCTCGTCGTCGTCGCGCGCTTCCTGGCGCTGCTGGAGCTGTTCCGCGACGGCAGCGTCGCCTTCGAGCAGGCCGCTGCCCTGGGCGAGCTGCACGTGCGGTGGACCGGTGGCACGGCCGACGCGCCGGTCGTGCCCGCGTCCTCGGACTTCGACGAGGGGGAGGAGGCCCGATGA
- a CDS encoding prephenate dehydrogenase, whose amino-acid sequence MSAPALTSVAIAGAGLIGTSIGLALRRSGVRVHLSDASPEVARRAAELGAGTLEPPAGPVDLFVAAAPPYAVADVLSDAIAARVARTYTDVAGVKAAPLREVAARHPGTTALVGGHPMAGRERSGPGAAQADLFEGRPWVVTPLPGSGAEDVGRVEELAGRCGATAVRMGPEAHDRAVALVSHAPHLLAALVACRLAGGEEAAVAVAGTGVRDITRVAGSDPAPWVSLLGANARPVAEVLQALRADLDVALESLDALAADPGDQRAAERMRTLLAAGVTGRERLPGRHGGRPETLAVVPVVVPDRPGELARLLAFIGEAGVNVEDLGLEHSLGQPAGLALVSVRPEAAERLGEVLAAGGWSVHA is encoded by the coding sequence GTGAGCGCCCCCGCGCTCACCAGCGTGGCCATCGCCGGCGCCGGTCTCATCGGCACCTCGATCGGGCTGGCCCTGCGCCGCAGCGGCGTCCGCGTGCACCTGTCGGACGCCAGCCCCGAGGTCGCCCGCCGCGCCGCCGAGCTCGGCGCCGGCACCCTGGAGCCGCCGGCCGGGCCGGTCGACCTGTTCGTGGCCGCCGCCCCGCCGTACGCCGTCGCCGACGTGCTGTCGGACGCGATCGCCGCTCGGGTGGCCAGGACCTACACGGACGTGGCGGGCGTGAAGGCCGCCCCGCTCCGCGAGGTCGCCGCCCGACACCCCGGGACGACCGCCCTCGTCGGAGGCCACCCGATGGCCGGCAGGGAGCGCAGCGGCCCCGGCGCCGCCCAGGCCGACCTCTTCGAGGGCCGTCCGTGGGTGGTCACGCCACTGCCCGGGTCCGGCGCCGAGGACGTCGGGCGCGTCGAGGAGCTCGCCGGACGCTGCGGGGCCACGGCCGTGCGGATGGGCCCGGAGGCCCACGACCGGGCGGTCGCGCTCGTCTCGCACGCCCCGCACCTGCTCGCGGCGCTCGTCGCCTGCCGGCTCGCCGGGGGCGAGGAGGCCGCGGTGGCGGTGGCCGGCACCGGGGTACGCGACATCACCCGGGTCGCCGGGTCTGACCCGGCGCCGTGGGTCTCGCTGCTCGGCGCGAACGCCCGTCCGGTCGCCGAGGTGCTTCAGGCGCTGCGCGCCGACCTGGACGTCGCGCTGGAGTCGCTGGACGCCCTCGCCGCCGACCCGGGCGACCAGCGCGCCGCCGAGCGGATGCGGACGCTGCTGGCGGCCGGTGTCACCGGCCGCGAGCGGCTGCCCGGCCGGCACGGCGGGCGGCCGGAGACCCTGGCCGTGGTGCCGGTGGTGGTGCCGGACCGGCCCGGGGAGCTGGCCCGGCTGCTCGCCTTCATCGGCGAGGCCGGGGTCAACGTCGAGGACCTCGGGCTGGAGCACTCGCTCGGGCAGCCGGCCGGCCTCGCGCTGGTCTCCGTTCGCCCGGAGGCCGCCGAACGGCTGGGCGAGGTGCTCGCCGCCGGCGGATGGTCGGTCCACGCCTGA
- a CDS encoding MerR family transcriptional regulator yields the protein MARELMRIGEAAERVGLSIRTLRHYEEVGIVRPSARSEGGFRLYTEDDLARLALVKPMKPLGFTLEEMRELLGVLDALAAGEDEAARARLAAFQGVVAARVQALRDQLGVAEEFARSLEQRRR from the coding sequence ATGGCCCGCGAGCTGATGCGGATCGGGGAGGCCGCCGAGCGCGTGGGGCTGAGCATCCGGACGCTGCGCCACTACGAGGAGGTGGGCATCGTGCGCCCGTCGGCGCGCAGCGAGGGGGGCTTCCGCCTCTACACCGAGGACGACCTGGCCCGCCTGGCGCTCGTGAAGCCGATGAAGCCGCTGGGGTTCACGCTCGAGGAGATGCGCGAGCTGCTCGGCGTGCTGGACGCGCTCGCAGCCGGGGAGGACGAGGCGGCGCGCGCCCGGCTGGCAGCGTTCCAGGGAGTCGTCGCTGCGCGGGTGCAGGCGCTGCGTGACCAGCTCGGCGTCGCGGAGGAGTTCGCCCGGTCGCTGGAGCAGCGCAGGCGCTGA
- the cmk gene encoding (d)CMP kinase, whose product MPATSSLDRIVIAIDGPSGSGKSTVSRRVATRLGLGYLDTGATYRAVACAALDRGLDLEDAAAITALAHRAVIEQSPDPEVDVVVIDGVDVTRAIREPRVSAVVSKVAGNLDVRAELVRRQREVAARGRVVIEGRDITTVVAPDAPVRILLTADEQARLARRARELHGTADAAAIAATHDSIVRRDADDSKVASFLTAAEGVVEVDTSALGLDEVVAAVLSVVADRVPAAADLLERTP is encoded by the coding sequence TTGCCTGCGACCAGCAGCCTCGACCGGATCGTCATCGCGATCGACGGCCCCTCCGGGTCCGGCAAGTCCACGGTGTCGCGCCGCGTGGCGACCCGGCTCGGCCTGGGCTACCTCGACACCGGCGCGACCTATCGCGCCGTGGCCTGTGCTGCGCTCGACCGCGGGCTCGACCTCGAGGACGCCGCGGCGATCACAGCGCTCGCGCACCGCGCGGTCATCGAGCAGTCGCCGGACCCCGAGGTGGACGTCGTGGTCATCGACGGCGTCGACGTCACGCGCGCGATCCGCGAGCCGCGGGTCTCGGCCGTCGTCAGCAAGGTCGCGGGCAACCTCGACGTGCGGGCCGAGCTCGTGCGGCGTCAGCGGGAGGTGGCTGCCCGTGGGCGCGTCGTCATCGAGGGGCGCGACATCACGACGGTGGTCGCCCCCGACGCGCCGGTGCGCATCCTGCTGACCGCCGACGAGCAGGCCCGGCTGGCCCGCCGGGCGCGCGAGCTGCACGGCACGGCCGACGCCGCCGCGATCGCGGCCACCCACGACTCGATCGTCCGGCGCGACGCCGACGACTCGAAGGTGGCCAGTTTCCTCACCGCTGCCGAGGGTGTCGTCGAGGTCGACACCTCCGCGCTCGGCCTCGACGAGGTCGTCGCCGCGGTGCTATCGGTCGTCGCCGATCGGGTGCCGGCCGCCGCAGACCTTCTGGAGCGCACACCGTGA
- a CDS encoding DeoR/GlpR family DNA-binding transcription regulator — protein MATRDRLDLTLRLVQGAERATIAELARRLGVSEMTVRRDLDALQEAGLVRRVRGGAVATRELREEAGYTARLGWQPAVKDRLGAATAALVQPGETVLLDAGTTTVHVAQHLADRAPLTVAVLSLQAATALADVPGVRLLVLGGESRPGERSLVGPLALRALAGFSFDIFVMSIGGISADGWSEFALEDAAVKQAALPRAGRIVVVADATKLGVRAFAHVAPLDVVDGLVTDVGARDPDLGATATATLTALTDAGVDLTYA, from the coding sequence GTGGCCACCCGAGACCGTCTCGACCTCACGCTCCGCCTCGTGCAGGGAGCGGAGCGGGCGACGATCGCCGAGCTCGCGCGCCGGCTCGGCGTGTCGGAGATGACCGTGCGCCGCGACCTCGACGCGCTGCAGGAGGCCGGCCTGGTGCGGCGGGTGCGCGGAGGCGCCGTCGCCACTCGCGAGCTCCGTGAGGAGGCGGGCTACACGGCCCGGCTGGGGTGGCAGCCGGCCGTCAAGGACCGGCTGGGGGCGGCGACGGCGGCGCTCGTGCAGCCCGGCGAGACCGTGCTGCTCGACGCGGGGACGACCACCGTCCACGTGGCCCAGCACCTGGCGGACCGCGCTCCGCTCACGGTGGCCGTGCTCAGCCTGCAGGCGGCCACCGCCCTCGCCGACGTCCCCGGCGTCCGGCTGCTCGTGCTCGGGGGGGAGTCGCGGCCGGGCGAGCGCTCGCTCGTCGGGCCGCTCGCCCTGCGCGCGCTCGCCGGCTTCTCCTTCGACATCTTCGTCATGTCGATCGGCGGGATCTCCGCCGACGGCTGGTCCGAGTTCGCCCTCGAGGACGCGGCGGTCAAGCAGGCCGCCCTCCCGCGCGCCGGCCGGATCGTCGTGGTCGCCGACGCGACCAAGCTCGGGGTCCGGGCCTTCGCCCACGTCGCGCCGCTCGACGTCGTGGACGGGCTCGTGACCGACGTGGGGGCCCGCGACCCCGACCTCGGCGCCACCGCCACCGCCACCCTTACCGCCCTCACCGACGCGGGCGTCGACCTCACCTACGCCTGA
- the der gene encoding ribosome biogenesis GTPase Der yields MTDPTTAGPQDESARQALEEAAPLGGSIEDAVDAAYDDERDYVDWEIAESGDDAAAMTFEVPVLAVVGRPNVGKSTLVNRILGRREAVVEDVPGVTRDRVAYDASWNGRPFTLLDTGGWERDAKGLAARVAAQAELAVEAADAVMMVVDATVGPTDTDEAVVRVLRRAKKPVVLVANKVDSERLESEATSLWSLGLGEPHPVSALHGRGSGDLLDAVLAALPEPRQVEAPAPGGPRRIALVGRPNVGKSSLLNALAGEERVVVDATAGTTRDPVDELIELGGRDWRFVDTAGIRRRVHQTAGADYYASLRTRAAIEKAEVALLLLDSSQPLAEQDVRIASMVVETGRALVLAFNKWDLLDEDRRLLLEREVERDLGPVRWAPRVNISAQTKRHLEKLVPAIDTALEGWETRVPTAKLNGFLGQLVAATPPPVRGGKQPKILFATQASVRPPRFVLFTSGFLEAGYRRFIERRLREEFGFAGSPVAVSVRIREKKKR; encoded by the coding sequence GTGACCGATCCGACCACCGCCGGGCCCCAGGACGAGAGCGCCCGCCAGGCCCTCGAGGAGGCCGCTCCGCTCGGCGGGAGCATCGAGGACGCGGTCGACGCCGCGTACGACGACGAGCGCGACTACGTCGACTGGGAGATCGCCGAGTCCGGCGACGACGCGGCCGCCATGACGTTCGAGGTGCCCGTCCTCGCCGTCGTCGGCCGGCCGAACGTCGGCAAGTCCACGCTGGTCAACCGCATTCTCGGCCGCCGCGAGGCCGTGGTCGAGGACGTCCCGGGCGTCACCCGGGACCGCGTCGCCTACGACGCCTCGTGGAACGGGCGCCCGTTCACGCTGCTCGACACCGGCGGCTGGGAGCGCGACGCCAAGGGGCTGGCCGCCCGCGTCGCCGCTCAGGCCGAGCTCGCCGTCGAGGCGGCGGACGCGGTGATGATGGTCGTCGACGCGACGGTCGGCCCGACCGACACCGACGAGGCCGTCGTCCGGGTGCTGCGGCGGGCCAAGAAGCCGGTCGTGCTCGTCGCGAACAAGGTCGACTCCGAGCGGCTGGAGTCCGAGGCCACCTCGCTGTGGAGCCTGGGCCTCGGCGAGCCGCACCCGGTCTCGGCGCTGCACGGCCGCGGGAGCGGCGACCTGCTCGACGCCGTCCTCGCCGCCCTGCCGGAGCCGCGCCAGGTGGAGGCGCCCGCACCGGGCGGCCCCCGGCGCATCGCCCTCGTCGGCCGGCCCAACGTCGGCAAGTCCAGCCTGCTCAACGCCCTCGCCGGCGAGGAGCGGGTCGTCGTCGACGCCACGGCCGGCACGACCCGCGACCCGGTCGACGAGCTCATCGAGCTCGGAGGCCGCGACTGGCGCTTCGTCGACACCGCCGGCATCCGTCGCCGGGTCCACCAGACCGCGGGCGCCGACTACTACGCGAGCCTGCGCACCCGGGCGGCGATCGAGAAGGCCGAGGTCGCGCTGCTGCTGCTCGACTCCAGCCAGCCGCTGGCCGAGCAGGACGTGCGCATCGCCTCCATGGTCGTGGAGACCGGCCGTGCGCTCGTGCTCGCCTTCAACAAGTGGGACCTGCTCGACGAGGACCGCCGGCTGCTGCTCGAGCGGGAGGTCGAGCGCGACCTGGGTCCGGTCCGGTGGGCCCCGCGGGTGAACATCTCCGCCCAGACCAAGCGGCACCTGGAGAAGCTGGTGCCGGCGATCGACACCGCGCTCGAGGGCTGGGAGACCCGCGTCCCGACCGCCAAGCTCAACGGCTTCCTCGGCCAGCTGGTCGCCGCCACGCCTCCCCCCGTGCGCGGGGGGAAGCAGCCGAAGATCCTCTTCGCCACCCAGGCGTCGGTCCGCCCACCCCGGTTCGTGCTCTTCACCAGCGGCTTCCTCGAGGCCGGCTACCGGCGCTTCATCGAGCGCCGGCTGCGTGAGGAGTTCGGCTTCGCCGGCAGCCCGGTGGCCGTGTCGGTCCGCATCCGGGAGAAGAAGAAGCGCTGA
- a CDS encoding pseudouridine synthase, which yields MEEGIRLQRVLAAAGLGSRRACEVLIEKGRVTVDGKRVREQGMRVDPEKAVITVDGRRIGSAPSKEYLALHKPTGIVSAMSDPEGRPHLGQFLGEQRRLFHVGRLDFDTEGLLIMTNDGDLAHKLTHPSYGVQKTYLAEVPGPVPRDIGKQLRAGVELEDGVVKVDSFRLISASGNRAMVEVIVHEGRKHVVRRLLDAVGLPVQRLIRTQVGPIKLGDLRPGSIRPLNQKEIGELFAAVEPK from the coding sequence ATGGAAGAGGGCATCCGGCTGCAGCGCGTGCTGGCGGCAGCGGGGCTCGGCTCGCGTCGCGCGTGCGAGGTGCTGATCGAGAAGGGCCGCGTCACGGTCGACGGCAAGCGCGTGCGCGAGCAGGGCATGCGGGTCGACCCGGAGAAGGCCGTCATCACGGTCGACGGGCGGCGCATCGGGTCGGCCCCGAGCAAGGAGTACCTCGCGCTGCACAAGCCCACGGGCATCGTGAGCGCGATGTCGGACCCGGAGGGCCGTCCGCACCTGGGCCAGTTCCTCGGGGAGCAGCGCCGGCTCTTCCACGTCGGCCGCCTCGACTTCGACACCGAGGGCCTGCTGATCATGACCAACGACGGCGACCTGGCGCACAAGCTGACCCACCCGTCGTACGGCGTGCAGAAGACCTACCTCGCCGAGGTCCCGGGCCCGGTGCCGCGCGACATCGGCAAGCAGCTGCGGGCCGGCGTCGAGCTCGAGGACGGCGTGGTCAAGGTCGACTCGTTCCGGCTGATCAGCGCCAGCGGCAACCGGGCAATGGTCGAGGTGATCGTCCACGAGGGGCGAAAGCACGTCGTCCGCCGGCTGCTCGACGCCGTCGGGCTGCCCGTGCAGCGGCTCATCCGCACCCAGGTCGGCCCCATCAAGCTCGGCGACCTGCGTCCCGGCAGCATCCGTCCGCTGAACCAGAAGGAGATCGGCGAGCTCTTCGCCGCCGTCGAGCCGAAGTGA
- a CDS encoding NUDIX domain-containing protein, with protein sequence MSASRRGIDVPDGRGRVGLDQAGRDLSGNPRVKVTDVEVLANDWGVLRRTTFQYLRPDGSWATDRRETYDRGNGAAILLYEPDARTVVLVRQFRYPAYVNGHPDGMLLELPAGLLDADGPEEAVRREAEEETGYRVGDVQRVCAAVMSPGSVTETLHVYAAPYSPTDRVGEGGGIEDEGEDIEVVELAFDDALALVRDGTIVDAKTVLALQWAALDGPFRRP encoded by the coding sequence ATGAGCGCCTCCCGCCGGGGCATCGACGTCCCCGACGGCCGGGGCCGGGTCGGCCTCGACCAGGCCGGCCGGGATCTCTCCGGCAACCCGCGGGTCAAGGTCACCGACGTCGAGGTGCTCGCCAACGACTGGGGCGTGCTGCGCCGCACGACCTTCCAGTACCTGCGCCCCGACGGCAGCTGGGCCACCGACCGGCGCGAGACCTACGACCGCGGCAACGGCGCGGCGATCCTGCTCTACGAGCCGGACGCGCGGACCGTCGTGCTGGTCCGCCAGTTCCGGTACCCGGCGTACGTCAACGGGCACCCCGACGGGATGCTGCTCGAGCTGCCGGCGGGGCTGCTCGACGCCGACGGGCCGGAGGAGGCCGTGCGCCGGGAGGCGGAGGAGGAGACCGGCTACCGGGTCGGCGACGTGCAGCGGGTCTGCGCGGCCGTGATGAGCCCGGGGTCGGTCACCGAGACGCTCCACGTCTACGCCGCGCCCTACTCCCCCACCGACCGGGTGGGCGAGGGCGGCGGCATCGAGGACGAGGGCGAGGACATCGAGGTGGTCGAGCTGGCGTTCGACGACGCGCTGGCGCTGGTGCGCGACGGCACGATCGTGGACGCGAAGACGGTCCTGGCTCTGCAGTGGGCCGCCCTGGACGGGCCGTTCCGCCGGCCGTGA